The Neodiprion virginianus isolate iyNeoVirg1 chromosome 5, iyNeoVirg1.1, whole genome shotgun sequence genome contains a region encoding:
- the LOC124306084 gene encoding uncharacterized protein LOC124306084 — translation MDNFSTQRYTETKMESFDSCMIDAPNQQPEMVQSVTEQSQPQQQIDSQESHDGMHPQHQSTPLPLIQIQPNSQPNATLTPVRLPAILDGEFFTVIRVQETNVTVRCLQCQKLLNGNLKSTGNFLSHVKRVHPFLIEKIKTKSNQRKPATVYIDMTADSCPEIVRTKRGYRKCYKSEKYPPGSDEACDQPIEWSESPIPRRRRSEEPNDTGEILKLSHNNSFVVEDEYDAIGRNIAAKLRNMRLDQRIISEKLLNDILFEAQLGNLHRDSSIHI, via the exons ATGGACAATTTTTCTACACAGAGGTACACCGAGACTAAAATGGAAAGCTTTGATTCTTGTATGATCGATGCTCCTAACCAACAACCAGAAATGGTTCAATCAGTCACAGAACAGTCGCAGCCGCAGCAGCAAATAGACTCTCAAGAAAGTCACGATGGTATGCATCCACAGCATCAGTCAACACCGTTGCCGTTAATACAAATTCAACCAAACTCTCAGCCAAATGCAACACTTACTCCGGTACGACTTCCGGCAATCCTGGATGGAGAATTCTTCACCGTAATCAGAGTTCAGGAGACGAATGTCACAGTCAGATGTCTACAGTGTCAGAAATTGCTCAACGGGAACCTCAAATCAACTGGGAATTTTCTTAGTCACGTCAAA AGAGTACACCcgtttttgattgaaaaaattaaaacaaaatcgaATCAAAGGAAACCTGCCACTGTTTATATAGACATGACTGCTGACTCCTGTCCAGAAATCGTCAGAACTAAGAGAGGATATAGGAAATGTTACAAAAGT GAGAAATACCCACCCGGATCAGACGAAGCTTGTGATCAGCCGATCGAATGGTCTGAATCTCCAATACCTCGCAGGCGGAGATCGGAAGAGCCAAATGACACTGGTGAAATATTGAAGTTGTCACATAATAACTCATTTGTGGTCGAAGACGAGTATGACGCCATTGGTCGTAATATTGCGGCCAAATTACGCAACATGCGACTTGATCAAAGGATAATTAGTGAAAAACTgttgaatgatattttattcgaaGCACAACTTGGTAATCTCCACAGAGATtcaagtatacatatataa